One window of Fusarium keratoplasticum isolate Fu6.1 chromosome 2, whole genome shotgun sequence genomic DNA carries:
- a CDS encoding Pyruvate decarboxylase, protein MMAPTVPLARYLFTRLRQQQVDYIYGVPGDYLLRALDYIPHSGLRFVGCCNELNAGYAADGHARVLRHKHAGKGLGVLFTTYGVGELSAANAVAGSYAEHVPVVHLVGTPSRKALRGSAASGDESRKHLHIHHTMADERASVFREIASKFTIAQLNLADVDTADIPGRVDGILNEALSQSRPVYIELPSDMAQVEVDAQALDTPLDGKSQTLITNAQDVDLVARDLLQKLQSAAQPMVLVDRADGVADIRKEINDLIRQSNVPALAMPSGLSMIDSDTPSYYGVHSGDAGIIDTMPFVKSADLVLAFGPLFTDAQTLGWRTVPDRQKMIIIGKNHVEGRPVEVREVLLAISRQLDGKTLQSQNTNLLGDFRSTRPKPFQMDKPIDQTNLYHYLKQFLRPNDLVLLGIATPVLGGRDLVMPKGGQVIASGLWLSIGQMLPATLGAAQAHSGRTILLDGDGNFQVTGQELSTIIHQRLDVTIFIFNNGGYTYERYIHGMDESYNDIAPWSYLDAPAFFGAPADYPVRLDRIRTWGGLSRLLEDETFHSGSGLKLVDLVLDKYDIPATFKETFDQAAAQL, encoded by the coding sequence ATGATGGCACCCACAGTCCCTTTAGCACGCTACCTGTTTACTCGCCTTCGCCAACAACAGGTCGACTACATATACGGCGTTCCTGGTGACTACCTCCTCCGGGCGCTCGACTATATCCCACACTCGGGTCTACGCTTTGTGGGATGCTGCAACGAGCTCAATGCTGGCTACGCTGCTGATGGACATGCCCGTGTGCTTCGTCATAAACACGCCGGCAAGGGACTCGGCGTTTTGTTCACGACATATGGAGTTGGCGAGCTAAGCGCTGCCAATGCAGTGGCTGGTAGCTATGCAGAACATGTACCGGTAGTCCATTTGGTCGGCACACCCAGCCGCAAAGCCCTGCGAGGAAGTGCGGCCTCCGGCGACGAGAGCAGGAAACACCTGCATATCCATCATACCATGGCAGATGAGAGGGCTAGCGTGTTCCGGGAGATCGCAAGCAAGTTCACTATTGCGCAGTTGAACCTTGCTGATGTCGATACGGCTGATATCCCGGGTCGGGTGGATGGGATATTGAATGAGGCCCTTAGTCAAAGTCGCCCGGTATATATTGAGCTTCCATCCGACATGGCccaggtcgaggtcgacgcTCAAGCTCTGGATACGCCCCTTGACGGAAAGTCGCAGACGTTGATTACAAATGCTCAAGATGTTGACCTCGTCGCGCGCGACCTGCTGCAAAAACTCCAATCAGCAGCGCAGCCCATGGTGCTTGTCGATCGCGCCGATGGAGTGGCGGACATCAGGAAGGAAATCAACGACCTCATCCGTCAGTCAAACGTGCCGGCGCTGGCAATGCCCTCAGGCCTCAGCATGATTGATTCCGACACACCGTCTTACTATGGAGTTCACTCAGGAGATGCGGGAATCATCGATACCATGCCCTTTGTCAAGTCCGCCGATTTGGTCCTGGCTTTTGGCCCCCTGTTCACCGACGCGCAGACTCTAGGCTGGCGAACCGTTCCGGATCGACAGAAGATGATTATCATTGGAAAAAATCACGTCGAAGGTCGTCCAGTCGAGGTACGCGAGGTTCTGCTGGCCATATCGCGACAGCTTGACGGCAAAACCTTGCAAAGTCAGAATACCAATCTGCTTGGCGATTTCCGCAGCACTCGGCCTAAGCCCTTTCAGATGGATAAGCCTATTGACCAGACCAACCTGTACCACTACTTGAAGCAGTTCCTCCGCCCCAATGATCTGGTACTGCTGGGGATTGCGACACCGGTTCTCGGCGGCCGGGACCTCGTGATGCCAAAGGGCGGCCAAGTGATCGCCTCTGGGCTCTGGCTGTCCATCGGGCAGATGCTTCCCGCAACACTGGGCGCGGCCCAGGCTCACAGCGGACGCACGATTCTGCTCGACGGTGATGGCAACTTCCAGGTTACTGGGCAAGAGCTGAGCACAATTATCCACCAACGCCTGGACGTGAcaatcttcatcttcaacaacggCGGGTATACCTACGAGCGATACATCCACGGCATGGACGAGTCCTACAACGACATTGCTCCTTGGTCTTACCTCGATGCCCCGGCATTTTTCGGGGCCCCTGCTGACTACCCTGTTCGACTCGATAGAATCAGAACGTGGGGTGGCCTGTCTCGGCTGCTGGAAGACGAAACCTTCCATTCAGGTAGTGGTTTGAAGTTGGTAGATCTGGTTCTCGATAAGTATGATATCCCGGCGACGTTCAAGGAGACCTTTGATCAGGCGGC